Part of the Sorghum bicolor cultivar BTx623 chromosome 1, Sorghum_bicolor_NCBIv3, whole genome shotgun sequence genome, aaactaattacacagtttagctgtaaatcacgagacgaattttttgatcctagttagtccataattggataatatttgtcacaaacaaacgaaagtgctacagtaccgaaaacttttcacttttcggaactaaacaaggccctaaccgAGGATGAGGTTACTCGAAAAAAAGAGGATGAGGTTGATAATCTGCTAGAGCAAAGGTCTtatattctagaattattttttaGGAATCTCCCGTAATTGATTACAGGAAAGAAGAAATAGGAGATGATCGTAGTTGATGTGACGCCTGACGGTTAGGCACggttaagccttgtttagtttctaaaaaattttaagattccttgtgggatcgaatcttatggcatgtGTATGAAacgttaaatatagataaaaataattaattgcacagtttgacggtaatttacgagatgtttttttttaaatctaTTTAGTTCATGATTAAATCAAGGCCTTAGCGAATAGCGACACACCCCTGAGGACATGCAGTTCCGAAATAAGCATGATGGCATCTCTCCCCTTAGTCCCCTACAACATTTTCATTTTATACTGATAGATGCATAATTCAAGATTTCCACATCAGACGTGGAGCAACATGGTCCGGAACAGCGACAATCTATTAAGGctaattaattcataattagtactccctccgttcccaaatactgctatttctagcagatttcagacaaattagtgtggcaaacaaaagactattctaccctcaattaatttgggtttcaccatttaatcatgcacgttaagccatggttctctggttccaacgagCTGCATTTAATGCCAACTAAACCGACTCAAACAATTAACATGCGCCAAAGTACTACTCTCTAGAAAAAATTAAATGGGCTGGTGGACCACGGAAGTTCCGAGAAGAATTAAATGGGCTGGTGGACTGAATATGctagtagaaatagcagtatttatgGACAAGTACAAGTTTACTGTAGCATCACATGAGCTAATCATgcattaattagacttaataaatttgtcttgcaaattAACCACaacttatgtaattagttttataattatCTTATGTTTAGTCCTCCTAATTGACATCTAAACATCCAATCTGACCGGGACTAAAGTTTAGTCCTGGGGATCCAAAACTGTATGCCAGACTCTCGAGCAGCAAGGAAAATCCATATTGTGGGTGACATAAACGTTATTAATCGTACCACAGCAAGTCAGACTAGATTAACTAATTGACATAATTGTTCAATAAAGCAATACAACAGCATATAGCTTAAGAAAATGAAAATCGATAATATACACTAAACAGGTTCTTACAAAATTGTTTCTCCAAAACTATTCAAAATGGTAAAGTTTACATGTCCATACTGGACAGCTAGGGCAAGCTGATCCATAAGTGCTGCCTTCAGGTATTCATGATTGTTCTCAGCTAGCCTCAGTTCAGAGCTGGCCGTCCTGCTTAAAGCTTAGCTTTGGGGTTCTTTGCAATGGAACGTCTGCATGTCTTCATCAATTGGTAGAACAGGAACCATTGACTTCACGGATAATGGGAGCAATGGAACTTGGTACCATGAGATTCAAGTCTGGCAAAAAGCAAGTATCTACACTCAAAATGCCGGGTAAAGCAGAGTTACCGATGGAGGACAATCTGTCCTCCTTCCAGCAAGGGAGTAGTATGCCAGAATCTGTTTCTGATGCTCTGGGCAAGGTTCATCTTGGTCGGGAACAATATACTCAATGTTCCAGAAGGGGCGTACCATTGCCATAAGATCAGTTCCAGTTGGAGATGTCCTGAATCCTTGCACCCACAGATACCTCAGTGACTTGAGCTCTAGTGCAGCCATAGCTAAAGCATGCTCACTAAAGAAACAACCCCTCAGCTCCAGTTTTTGCAAGCTTGGGCAGCCTTTTGATAATTGTATAATTCCATTATCAGATTCACCAACATTACCAAGCAACATATAACGAATGCTCTTGCTAAATTCTCCAACATAGCCAAGACCAACATCAGATAGGGCCCCAGGTCTCACATAAAATGCAAACCTCCGGAGTTTGGTGCAACCTCTAAGCAAAGCACGAACCCCATTGTCCAGTGGCAATTCAGTTATATGTGCTTCTCTATCAAGAAGGACAAGGCGGAAATCATTAAGATTTTTGCTGCATGTACCAACCGCCTCTAGAGCTGCATTTGTAATGTCCGATACATGTATTGCCCAGTATGTCAACTCAGGGCAGCCTTGGGCTATAGCCATCAACCCAACCTGTGAAATCCTACCTTGTTCATCCTCAAGACCTCCTTGATCATCATCTCCTCTCTCTACTCTGAGCCTCTGCAGTTTCTTGCAGGTCTGCGCAACAACTTGTAGTCCACGATCCCCTATGACATCCCTCACCTGCTTTTCCCAACAGAAAAAAAGAACGTCAATGCAGTTTGCAACTTATTATATAACAGGGAAGATAAAGGCATCTGCAAGAATGTTCCACAATACCTCTAAGGTTTCCAGATTGGGGCAGCGCTGAACTATCTGACAGTGCTcctctgtggaaaggaatgtaAACTGAAGGTCTAACTTCTTAAGTGCAGCAGCATATGGAAACAGTATCTGCATCTCATTTGTTCCCATGTACAGCAAACTCAAGCGGTGCAGCGAAGGAGGAAAATAGTAGTTCTCATAATTTCTACTTGCCACAGGTTGACCCTGCTCTTCAAAGGAACCACCAGCAAACTCTTGTAGTGTTTGTGCAGTTCGGAACAAACTAACCAGATCAGGCATGAAACATTCACTAATCTTCAGGGTTTTCAGCCTTTGACAGTTGCGCACAAGGAGGGTAAGATACTCTGGGGATGCCCTGAGATCTGTCAGAAAGAAATTCAGTGTCTCAAGAACAGAATTGCTCGTAGCAAGCTCACGGATCCATTCATCATTGTCTCTCTCATCAATCGTGCTTTCTTCCAGGAAAAGTGTTTCCAGTTTCCTGCACATGACAAGAGACATGGCAGGGTAAATGCAGAGCCCAAATCTAGAATGTAGGTTCTCCTAATAAAATCTACAGTCCTTGTGACATTGTCTATTTCTATCACACTTATAAGCTCCACCTAGCAAAGATGTGAAATATAGAAAGCCATGACAGATGGAATTAAAAGCTCATCATTTCCTAATTCCTGCTGCAAAGCTAGAATCATCTAGCAGTGATTCATGCATGTTTCAATGTTTAGAATCATAAACAAGACACACATTAAACGAACCGTTTCCCTTTTCTTGGGACGGGAAAGAACATTATCCACCCACCCTTCAGGAAACATCCCATCATAAATCCGTGACCTAATTAAACCTTAAATTACTTACAAACTTTTGGGGAGAAATAATAGCAGGAAACCTAGATGAGCTAATTAAACCTTAAATTACTTCCGTGCTTTTGGGGAGAATAACAGGAAACCTAGATGAGCCTTAGTAATTAGTTAATTACAGAAGGAGAGACGGGATTTTACTTGCAGGAGCGGGCGATGAGTGCGATGGAGGCCGTGGAGAAGCCGGAGCAGCGGTCGAGCTTCAGCGCGACGAGCATGTGCGCCTTGGCGCGGACGAGGATGTTGATATCGTCGTCGCATACTATCATCCTGCGCAGGTGGAGCTTCTTGAGGAAGTGGAAGGTGGCCGAGAGCTGTTGGATCCACGGCGAAGCAGACCCGCCCCAGTCCTCGGAGATGAGGTTGAACATGGCCGCGCGGGGCTTTGCTTTGAGCTTGAGTGACTCGAGGCACGGGAAGCGGCGGAACAGGCGCTCGGGTGTCGTGGAGTAGGCCATGGCCACGGTGACGTGCTTGCGGCTCAGCGCGTCGACGCGGCACCAGTGGCGGCACACCAGCGAGATGGCGTCGCGGTCCCAGGGGTCCTCCACGTACCCCATCACTAGCCCCAGCGCCGTGTCCGGGATCCCAAAGCTCAGCACCCGCCCCAGCCGCCGCTCCCCGCCCTCGGCCTCGCCGCCCATCGTGCCAGCCGAACCAACCGGCTACCGATTGCCGCCACCCGATCTGTTTCCCTCCTCGCCCTCTCTTGCTGCCGCCAGCGGATTTGCACGGGGTGGAGCCCGGGGTGTGGTGGTGTGGTGGACGGAAGGAGGAAGGGGAAAGGGAGGGTTGGGGGAATTTAGGGGTTCCGGTCGGAGCGAGGTAGACGGTGGAGCCTTTTCTCCGGGCGGTGTGCGGCTGCGCGAGGGGAGCGGCCACCCGCGTCACTGGGCACGGGGAGCAGTGGATGACCAGCAATAGGCGACGGCGCGACGCGCCCGCCCCGCCTGACAAGTGGGGCTTGGAGCCatggatatttttctttttaattgaGGGCCTATTGATAACCGTACCCCGTACTCCATTCTCAGGTTGGGGCCTAGTTCagagaaatccaaaaagtttttaagattttccgtcacatcgaatcttgcggtacatgtatgaagcattaaatatatacgaaaataaaaactaattacacagtttatctgtaaatcgtgagacgaatcttttgatcctagttagtttatgattagacaatatgtgtcaaataaaaacgaaaatgctacagtagcaaaatccgatttttttcggaactaaacaaggccttggtctaTATCTGTGCTATACTACCCATTTAGTATTATGTGACATGTCTTGTCTTCTATGTTTACCAACTAAAAATAGGCACGGAATATACATAAAATTAAGTCGAAGCTAACAGTGTGATATTGCTTGAGGGGCAAGGATAATGCAGTCTACCAGTTTCTTGTGGCTTTATCTTAGAGGCACTTACACGTAGGCGAAGCACTACTCGAGCATTTAGGCCTCCTTTACTTCCACCTAaaactccaaaatttttcaaaattttccgtcacatcgaatctttagacgcatgcatggagtattaaatatagacgaaaataaaaactaattgcacagtttggtcgaaattgacgagacaaatcttttgagcctagttagtctatgattagacaataattaccacaaacaaacgaaagtgctacagagtCGCGAATTTTTttctttgggaactaaacaaggccttaaactcACAATACGAGTACTGCCATGGCTGATGTCTTTGCTCTATTGTCACGTCTACCTCTTTATCAGTTTTACTTAGAATAAAAAACACAAGTACTGTTGCTTTTCTGCCACAGCGCGCGTTTGAGTTGTGGCTTGGTTGTTTTGTTAGGCGAAGCGGTTGTTTCTTCTGCAGGAGTCTATACCATGCTACAGGGGTAATGTTTTGGTTGATATGGACTATTTGTGCTGACGTGGAAGTTGGGGCTGTATGTTAGGGGTGTAGTGTTTGACGTGGCCTGAGCAGAAGTAATAACATGTGTTTAGTTTGTGTCGCGACATAATGGTTGTGATCGATACTGCTACATCTGATCATTACCTACGAATCGTCCAAGTCTAAAATTGAAGCAACTTCAGTTATGAGATGGCTACCTCCATCACTAGTTCTCGATGTTTAGTAAGTACGCGAGCTTATAATGATCTTCACATAGATAAAGCATTACTTGAGCATTTAAAGTCACAACACGAATACTGCCAGGTGATGGCTTTGCTCTACTGACACGCCTACCTCCTTGTCAGTTTTACTCAGAAGAAAACACATGAATATTGTTGCTTTTCTGCCACAATGTGTGTTTGAGATGTGACTTGGTTATTTTGTTAGGCAAAGCGGTTGTTTCTTCTGCAGGAGTCTATGTCATGCTGTAGGGCTAATGTTTTGGTTGATATGGACTATTTGTGCTGACGTGGAAGCTAGGGTTGTATGCTAGGGTGTAGCATTCAACGTGGCCTCATAGAAGTAATAACATGTGTTTAGTTTGTGTCGCGACATAATGGTTGTGATCGATACTGCTACATCCGACCATTCAATATGGTTATAAGATGGATACATGTATCCCTAGTTCTCGATATTTAGTAAGTGCACAAGCTAATAATGACCAAGTAGTTCATTTCTCGAAAACAAATAGATGACCTATGTATCCTCTTTACATACCGGATAAAGCTATGCAAATATAACTAAAACTATATAAATATTGAGTATACCTTAATACTTTGCAACATAATACCATGGATCTCATCAATTCAATATGGTCACAACCAATCGAGCATGACCATCTTAAATTGTAACGAGCTTGTATCAAGGGTCATGCTTGAGGAGCAAACAATTCTAGTTGTCATCTACGTCACTTGTGCTAGTTAATGGATGATTGCCCCATTAGGCATAATTGAAATTGTTAACGTGGCATGCACTATCAACTGAAACCATGGGCTATGCTCGATTGTGAGTCGCAATTACTATTGTTGCTTGCATTGGTTACTGCTATACAACTATAGCTATTGTTGAGGGGCTACAACAACAGCAACAATGACAAATCACTTTTAAGCACAACCATACATTCGTTTAGAACATTAATTCATCCACTATGTCATAGGGGGAAAATAAAATATCAAAATATacgataaaaaaagaaaaagattatTGCTTTAATTGAATTATTTCCTTCACGCTTATATCTGAGTCGCTATCACTAGTCTAGATTTAGAAAAAGACAGGTTATTTGCAATTGCCGCATATAGATTTTATTGCCAAAATATGAGGTTTGTGTTTATATATCAATTAAACAAGTGTCTAATGTTGATATATAGGTGGTAAATTTTGCATTTTTGGTATTTTAGTGTTGTATTCGTATAAATATAGAGGGACTATGCGAGGTAGGATGAATATAGTGTGAAAGGTTAGATTTAACCATTATCAATATACTGCCATAGAGGAATATAACAAGATATAAACAAGAACACTAGTGTTGACTAGATGGGGCTGATTGGTTGCCGCCTGGGCGGGGCCATATAGCTAGCATCCAGATAGAATCTTATAAGGCAAACTCTAGTCAACTACTTTAACTAGAAAGACTAGGGTTCTAAAAATAATTATGGCAAAAGATAGAAATGATTAGCATTCAGTAAGGCCTTGTCCATTTGTAGGCTTCACCTCGTCTTATAATTACTTCGTCTGTTTCTGAAAGTTTTAATTCTTAGAATCTGTGTCAGttaaatttttttaagtttgactaactttatagaaaatagCATTGATATCTATGACATAATATGAGTATATTATGAACATATATTCTagataaatctaatgatactaatttgatactataaatcttagcatttttatagaaatttggttaaaattaaaaaaatgacttaatacaactctagaaattgaaggTTTTAGGGACAGAGAGAGTATTACAAGAGCCATCACCACTAGAGGTGGCAATGGATTAACATCCAAATCAATATGGATAACAAATTAAAAACTTGGAATAAATCCAAGTTCAAACATTTTCAAAATGGGTAATGTCCAATCCAATCAGTCCAACTGCTTTTAAGTCCACATCTGTATAATATGATATAATAGTAACAAAAGTATTATAACTACCTGCTAATTCTATGTTAAAGTGGATTACTtcctatatctctaaataaatagaTTCTTAGCACCAAATTTTATCTATAAATGAATCAATCTCTAGAAAACTCAATGGTCCCTTGGCTCATTTATTTTTCTCAAAGTTTCTCTCTCTTCCACCAATCGGCTTGAGTTTTTGCAACTGTATGGGTATAGTAAATGCTACATTGACTATGCAACTCCAATAAGTGTGCAAACTATttcaattaaggccttgtttagttgcaaaaaaattttgtaaaatggacacggtagcactttcgtttgtatttgacaaatattacccaaacatagactaactaggctcaaaatatttgtctcgtaaattatagacaaactgtgctcttagttattttttatctatattta contains:
- the LOC8083719 gene encoding coronatine-insensitive protein homolog 2; translated protein: MGGEAEGGERRLGRVLSFGIPDTALGLVMGYVEDPWDRDAISLVCRHWCRVDALSRKHVTVAMAYSTTPERLFRRFPCLESLKLKAKPRAAMFNLISEDWGGSASPWIQQLSATFHFLKKLHLRRMIVCDDDINILVRAKAHMLVALKLDRCSGFSTASIALIARSCKKLETLFLEESTIDERDNDEWIRELATSNSVLETLNFFLTDLRASPEYLTLLVRNCQRLKTLKISECFMPDLVSLFRTAQTLQEFAGGSFEEQGQPVASRNYENYYFPPSLHRLSLLYMGTNEMQILFPYAAALKKLDLQFTFLSTEEHCQIVQRCPNLETLEVRDVIGDRGLQVVAQTCKKLQRLRVERGDDDQGGLEDEQGRISQVGLMAIAQGCPELTYWAIHVSDITNAALEAVGTCSKNLNDFRLVLLDREAHITELPLDNGVRALLRGCTKLRRFAFYVRPGALSDVGLGYVGEFSKSIRYMLLGNVGESDNGIIQLSKGCPSLQKLELRGCFFSEHALAMAALELKSLRYLWVQGFRTSPTGTDLMAMVRPFWNIEYIVPDQDEPCPEHQKQILAYYSLAGRRTDCPPSVTLLYPAF